The Limanda limanda chromosome 13, fLimLim1.1, whole genome shotgun sequence region CAGATGCTGCATAATCTCTGACGAAACAAACTGAGCCTTGTTCCATACGTTAAATCTAAAATACAGGCTTCAGGGAAGTTTCAATAACATCGCTGCAACAACATAGTTATAACAAAATCAATGTTGACTTAAGTACTTTCTGTGCTTTCTGTAACGAGGCCATTGTGcttaatgaaaacacacagcttCGTATTATGTTTGACTCTTGAGACACGCTTGTTTTTTCCTATGACAATGACAAAAGGGTACTATTCTGCAAGAGCAGCACTTTGAGCTTAGGTAATGCTCTGGGATCAGTCCCATTAACTGTGGTGAGAACTCTTCAGTGCAAGTAAACATCAAGAGTCGACCACAGAAACGATTCTAAGCCCCTGCTGTCTCTGTCTTGGACTCATTTAGTCCTGTCGCTTTGCCATCTGTTAAAATCCTCACTGGATTTGTTTTTGATGAGCTCAGATTTGAAGTGGGTCATAGGGTCTTTCCATCAGAAGTGTTAGGTGCAGGTTACTTAACCTCCTTGGCTATATTCATCAGACTGCCTTCTGACAGGCTTCTAATTTTGGCATGGTTGCCAAAATCAGCCTGCATTTGGCTCGCCGGTAGCCCTGGCTCCCAGAGCAGGGCCTCGCTACTGGATATGGAAGGTGGGATCTCTTACTTAACGTGCATTTTTGGGTCATCACCCACTCCTGCTCCATTCGTTGGGCTGTCAAAACCAATAAGATCAACACACAAGCTTTTCCATCCCAAAACAGACTCCAGAAAACATTACTCATAGATCAGGGATTCCTGCTCCCTCTGCCACCGCTCAAAcattaaatctgttttgttCCGCATCGAATTCAAATTTTCGGTATGTGCCCATAAGGCAGAGAAGGCAAAATTCACAAAGAGTCAGACTGGCCCAGTGATAATTACCGGCTGTTTTTCTATCGTGGTGCTCACTACTGATCGTTCTACAACTCAAGAATCGATTAAAGACTGCAGTGGATGTGGTAccttttaaataatatattcagAGTCATGCATGGCTTCACAGATTCAATTTCTACAGCTTATATTCATGTTAAGTTAAGTGTTTTCAGACTCAAAGGTTGGTGTTTTTTCCGCGAGCCAGTGCAGGTAAACTGAAAGGATATAGGGGAGGTTAATGGAGGATGTggagaaacagatctctgcacTTGCTCACCCCCAGACACCTGATACACTTGTGGTGAGGGGCTTAATGAAAGACAACACATAAAGGAATGTATTGAAAATATGAGTAACGATAACAGATTTGTGGTGGGTGGGTAGGGGTGACACTGCTCTTACTCCACCACAAGCCAACCAGATGGCACATCCTGCCCGGAGCAGGAGCGtcttttcactttacatttaaaagctCACTAACTACTAAAGAATCAAGCGAGTCCTGTGCTTTGAATAATGACCACAGGCTTTTATGTCAACAGATGCTCTTGGTCTATTTTAGCTTTGCCGGCACTATGGTTGAAATATATTGGGTAATACAAGAAAAAAGGACATCTGCATAACAACATCCTTTTATGGAGTGCCTGGGAGGAAATTGAACAGAAAGTACAAGATGAGTTGTGGCAAAAATCTAAGTAAAACACTCAAATCAAAGAATAAGTCTGGTGATGTCTCTCATGTCCACAAGTCAAAAGAAAATACTAAAACGAATCAACTAAAAAGTAGTTTActataagtgaagccaaattattATAAAGCAGTATCATAGATGTAATTGAGCCCATGTCAGAGATCTTAGCTGGTGTCCAAAAACTTTGATTAGTGAGCCAAGCCCTAGTTTTGCACTGGGCAACATTATGAGGAACATCCGTATATTATAGTTTTGTTTGAGACAATTGCTTTCTAATGCTGTAAAAAGGCAACTCCTATCCCACAAACTGTGTATTGGTCCACAGTGGAAAATAGTCCCCAATGTCAATGCTAACATAACACACCAAAtaaagtgattttattttatcaaaaaGTACTCGACTAATTTATTGTCATTGGTAAtcatcctctggagaccatGCATATCTGTGCAACCATCAAATAGTTTTTGAAACATTAACTCTAACGTATCACCAATAGATGCTAAGTTAAATCCTAGGGAAAATGTAGGGGAGCTGGTAAGCATTGAGAGATggacaaatacaatttgataaCTTTTTGATGGAATTTATCGACAATTAGCAGCCTACAAAATAGAATAACACCAGTTTTGCCCTGAAAGTAAAAtggtcttttttctttcctgtttaCAGATCTGTAGTTTGGTGCTAAAGAGAGGAAGAACCATGGGACCTGGAACATGGAGTCTATTTGCGCTGCTTGGTCTGGCCCTCTGGAGCAACAGCCATGCCCTCACCAAGAACCCCATTCTCTCTCGGATACGGAGGGCACCGGAGGCCAACGGGGAAACCAAGAAATGCTCTTACACCTTCCTGGTCCCCGAGCAGAAGATCACAGGCCCCATCTGTGCTGCTCGGGGTTATTCCACAGACAAGGACCGAGTGACGCGCTTGGACGTGGCTGCAGTGCGCGACCTTCTGTCCAAGCAGCGTGGGGAGATGGAGACTTTGAAGCTGGTGGTCGATGTGGACGGCAACTTGGTGAATGAGATGAAGCTATTGAGGAAAGAGAGCAGGAACATGAACTCCAGGGTGACCCAACTCTACATGCAGCTTCTGCATGAGATCATCAGGAAGAGGGACAACTCGCTAGAGCTGGCGCAGCTGGAGACACGCATCCTCAATGCCACCTCTGAGTCTCTACGTCTGGCCTCCAGGTACAGGGACCTGGAGACCAAGTACTCAGCCCTGTCGGCAGTGGTGAACAACCAGTCGGTACTGATTGGAGCGCTGGAGGAGCAGTGTATGCAAGTGTACAGCCGCAGGCATGAGCACCCACCAATGGGACCTCCACTAGTGCAGGTGGTGCCTGAAAACATTCCTGTCAATGTGCCACGTTTCACCAATGAGATCCAGAGGGACCACACCCAGAGGTTTGCGCGGGAAAGGGGCTCCCGCTCTGGGCCATCACCCACAGGTGATACCCTGGAAGTCCAGAATCCTCCCGAGAGGAACTTCAGTACAGAAGGTAAGTGAGAGAATGGATCCATCCATTTAtgcatctatccatctatcatccatctgtccatctgtctatccatctatcaatccatccatctaccactttgttatttttcattcatttaagcCTTGATCCACTCACGAAAATCCAAAACAGTCAGTGTAATATTTGGAGCAGCTCTGACTTCGCAGGCCAAccataacaaaataataatctcTGGGTTTGAGTACAGCCGCAGGTGGGCCAGTGGCCTCATTCTGAAAGGTTAAAGATTTGCTAATTCAGCTGGAACTCTGCTCCACGCTCACCAGAAAGAACACAAACGAGAGTGGAAATAAAAACGTTGTAACGTCTGAATTTAGGCAGGGGACATAAAGCAAAGCAAAGAAAGACCTAACGGGTGTGATTTTGTCCTCATCAACAGAAATTCCTGACACTTTTAGAGTGGCCTTGCCAAAGAATAATAAAGTGCGTAGGAATTCAGTGCAGCTGAAAATGATCCATATGAGACTGTTCCATTGCATCTGAGATGTGGACAAGACCCAGGCTGACTCATATAAGCTCCTGTTAAGTTTCATGTTGTGAATGGACTCCTTaactatattatattaatagCAAGGACCCTGGTAGAGAGTTATATGCCCCTTTAAGTTCCCTCAGTGCTCCATGTGCTTGTAATTAAAATTCTTCTAATGAGAATTACCTTGAAAAGGGCCACACTCTTACCACTTAAAAACAGTGGTGACCACTTTTCAACCTAGAATGATGGCATGTTGTAAGGTTCttataaaaaatttaagtagccccatttttctctgctgttCCGGGAGGACATAGTAAACAAGGGTATCTTTGTGAACccattgaaatgtgttttctattaGATTGTCTGTGCGGTTTTGTTCCTGTTTACTGGTCTTTCCTTCTATTTAAacctctgtcacacacagtgttttcttCAGCATGTAAACTAATGGCactgatgtgtttgtttcagtcttttggtacaaacatttttcaaaactgGCCCACAAGGCCAAAATAAAGCCACTATAATTGTGTTCAAGCTTGAGTTGAGATCAGAGTCTGTCTGACACATGTTTCACCAATTTAGGAACATCAAAACAGAAGTAGCCTTTGCACCTCAGTGGTAAAACGGATAAATGGAAAGAAATAGCGTAGATTGCACCTGACAACTCATTTTAACAAGCCACGATTCAGCGAATGAATTATAAGGATGAAAATATCGTgccttaaagaaaaaaataaagatggaaacaTAAGCGATGATAATCAGGCACTACTTTTACTGCTTTACTTTAAAACTAGAAAATAAAGATGCAATACGTGGGAATATCCATTATTGATGAAGAGAGAAGAACTTGGTGGGTGTCATTGCTTGGTTCAGGAGCTTAAACTCTCACTAAGTCACTTTAGGATGTTTTTCACAATGTCCGCCGGACAGTTTAAAGAACTGCTGCAACAGTTCTTCAGTATTTAATTCGACAAATGTTCCTTTTGTCGTTtgttgtgtgcaatttggttaATTTTGGACAGGGTTTGGGTCCCCTGTTTCTTGATCCTTGCTTCAAGTCAGCTAAATCATAACCTGAGAACAAAAATCACTGTGATCAACAGCTAAAGATAATTACATGAAATAAATCGACATTTATAATGGAGTTGATAGAGGAGGAAGTGGTTCTTCTTCTATTTTGGCTGTAAAATAAGTATTGTTGTCATGTCTTGCTTTCAGGCCCATTCAGAGACTGCCTGGAGGCGCAGGAAGCCGGCCACAGCACCAGCGGCATGTACCTGATCCGACCAGACGAAGCAGAGCGGCCGCTGCAGGTCTGGTGCGAACAGGACATAGACAACGGCGGCTGGACCGTGATCCAGACCAGGAGGGACGGATCTGTTAACTTCTTCAGGAACTGGGAGAGCTACAAGGTGATTATGTCAAGTCTCCTGACATGATCTGTCTCCTTTTTTCTCACTCCTCTCTCGGGCCaatattctgaatacttggctCATTCAGAGTTGTGCCAATGATCTGGAGTGTTTGGGGCtcagggagaggcggtggactagtggcagaaacttggactatgggcagaaaaaaggtctctggttcgtctctggttcgactccacggagaaacaacaacaagacgaacctggattgatctgattgatctgtccaaaaatccaagaggattctccctagcctgtctagtgcccctgagcaaggcaccttactcccccaacatctgcttcccgggcgccgtacattgCTGCCcactgctttgtgtgtctggcaccagatgggttaaaagcagaggttacatttccctccttgcatgagtgtgcttgtgaatgtctgtgcatgtgtttgggacaaataaatgtatcttaatctataTCCGAAGGCCAGTATCCTTGTGTTTTCACTTACTGCAAAATATAACGTCAGCACCACTGTTAGTCTGCTCGTTTGGTTTGAGATCCCCATTATGAAACATTAGATGGCCGGCTGTGGAAGGTATGTTCCACAGCTCAATCTTCAGGCGCTTCTTTCCAAAACCGCTGCTACTATGGTGCCTTCCTGGATGGA contains the following coding sequences:
- the LOC133018653 gene encoding angiopoietin-related protein 1-like; translated protein: MGPGTWSLFALLGLALWSNSHALTKNPILSRIRRAPEANGETKKCSYTFLVPEQKITGPICAARGYSTDKDRVTRLDVAAVRDLLSKQRGEMETLKLVVDVDGNLVNEMKLLRKESRNMNSRVTQLYMQLLHEIIRKRDNSLELAQLETRILNATSESLRLASRYRDLETKYSALSAVVNNQSVLIGALEEQCMQVYSRRHEHPPMGPPLVQVVPENIPVNVPRFTNEIQRDHTQRFARERGSRSGPSPTGDTLEVQNPPERNFSTEGPFRDCLEAQEAGHSTSGMYLIRPDEAERPLQVWCEQDIDNGGWTVIQTRRDGSVNFFRNWESYKSGFGNIDGEYWLGLEGIYNLGRQGDYKLLVELEDWMGKKVYAQYSSFHLEPQSEDYRLRLGTYQGNAGDSLSSHNGKQFTTLDRDKDAFTGNCAHFHKGGWWYNACGQANLNGVWYNGGVYRSKFQDGIFWADYGGGFYSMKTVRLMIRPID